CAGAAAGTCGCGCATCGAGTTGTTAGTTCAATTGCAAATGATCTACGAGAGAATACATTAACGAATGCTATATCCATTCCTCTTGGTGCTGTAAGAGGGCCGCCCCTCCCAAAAAAAAAAAAAAAAAAAAGCGGCGCCCTTCAACACCGCTCCGATCCATCCCTGCAACGCCCACATACTCCAATCCTCTAACGCCGCCCCCACATTACCGCCGCAACGCCCAATACGCGTCGCTCCAGCGAAGCTCCTGCGCCAGCCGCTCCGGCGTCGTCGAACGGTCGATCCGCACGAACTCGACGCCGGCCATGTCCGCCCAGTCCGCCAGCTGCTCGCTCGTCACCGCGTAGCTGAACACCGTGTGATGCGCGCCGCCGGCCATGATCCACGCCTCCGCCGACTCGGCGAGCGACGGATGCGGCTTCCACAGCACGCGCGCCACCGGCAACTTCGGCATCGGCCGCGGCGGCCGCACCGCCTCCACCTCGTTGACCACGAGACGGAATCGCGTGCCGAGATCGATCAGCGACGCGTTGACCGCCGCGCCTGGCCGGCCGTCGAACACGAGGCGCGCCGGATCCTCTTTTCCGCCGATCGACAGCGGATGCACCTCGATGCGCGGCCGCCCGTCGGCGATCGTCGGGCACACTTCGAGCATGTGCGCGCCGAGCACCAGCTCGTTGCCCGGTTCGAGATGGTAGGTATAATCCTCCATGAACGACGTGCCTTCGTAATCCGCCATGATTTTGACGATGCGCAAAAGCGCCGCCGTCTTCCAGTCGCCCTCGGCCCCGAAGCCGTAGCCGTCTTCCATCAGGCGCTGGACGGCCAGCCCCGGAAGCTGCCGGAGTCCGTGCAGGTCCTCGAACGTCGTCGTGAACGCGTCGAAACCGCCTTCCTCCAGAAACGACCTGAGCGCGATCTCGATGCGCGCCTGCTCGCGGATCGCCTCGCGCGTCGGCCCGGACTCGCGGCCCTCGGGCACAATGTCGTACCGCTCCTCATACTCGCGCAGCAGACGGTCCGTCTCCGCGTCCGTCACCTCTCGCACACGAGCCGCAAGGTCACCGACGCCGTAGCCGTTGACCGACCAGCCCAGTCGGATCTCTGCCGCGACCTTGTCACCCTCGGTCACCGCCACTTGCCGCATGTTGTCGCCGAACCGCGCGACTTTCAGTCGCCGCCCTTCCGTATAAGCGACGGCCGTCCGCATCCACGCCGCCAGACGCCGCCGCACCACCGGGTCTTCCCAGTGGCCGACGACGATTTTGCGCGCGAGGCCGAGACGCGCCCCGATATGGCCGAACTCGCGGTCGCCGTGGGCGGACTGGTTCAGGTTCATGAAATTCATGTCGATCGTGTCCCACGGAATATCGCGGTTGAACTGCGTGTGCAGGTGCAAAAGCGGCTTTTGGAGGCCGGACAGGCCGACGATCCACATTTTCGCCGGCGAAAACGTATGCATCCACGCGATTATGCCGGCGCACGTCTCGTCCGCGTTCGCCTCCGCGCACACGC
Above is a window of Candidatus Reconcilbacillus cellulovorans DNA encoding:
- a CDS encoding L-arabinose isomerase, whose protein sequence is MRRTRPYQFWFVTGSQHLYGPEAIREVEAHSRRIVEGFAGERLPYPVVWKTVLTTPDDIRRVCAEANADETCAGIIAWMHTFSPAKMWIVGLSGLQKPLLHLHTQFNRDIPWDTIDMNFMNLNQSAHGDREFGHIGARLGLARKIVVGHWEDPVVRRRLAAWMRTAVAYTEGRRLKVARFGDNMRQVAVTEGDKVAAEIRLGWSVNGYGVGDLAARVREVTDAETDRLLREYEERYDIVPEGRESGPTREAIREQARIEIALRSFLEEGGFDAFTTTFEDLHGLRQLPGLAVQRLMEDGYGFGAEGDWKTAALLRIVKIMADYEGTSFMEDYTYHLEPGNELVLGAHMLEVCPTIADGRPRIEVHPLSIGGKEDPARLVFDGRPGAAVNASLIDLGTRFRLVVNEVEAVRPPRPMPKLPVARVLWKPHPSLAESAEAWIMAGGAHHTVFSYAVTSEQLADWADMAGVEFVRIDRSTTPERLAQELRWSDAYWALRR